DNA from Granulicella arctica:
GCCTGGCGCGAAGAGTGATCTAGCGATGTCTGGATGGTTGCCAATCACCATCGTGACCGCCATCGTCTCGCCCAGTGCGCGGCCCAACCCAAGCATCACGGCACCGACGATACCAATGCGCGAGTTTCGCAGCACGCCCGTGCGGATCATCTCCCAGCGCGTAGCGCCCAGTGCGAGTACTGCCTCCCGCTGGCTATTCGGCACAGCCGTCATGATGTCCCGCGTCAGCGAAGAGATGATTGGCAGAATCATGATCGCGAGGATAATACTTGCCGTTAACAACCCGACACCGAAGTTTGATCCTTCAAAAAAACCTGTCCAGCCCAGGTATTTGTACAAGATGGGGCCAAGAACATCGCGCATCAACGGCACAAGCACAAACACGGCCCAGAGACCGTAGACCACACTTGGAATCGCAGCAAGAATCTCCGTAAGGAAGGAGATTGGAGCACGAAGAGGCCGAGGGCAAAGCTCCGTCAGGAATATGGCCACTCCGAGTGACAGTGGAACTGCCATCAGAAGCGCAAGGAAGGATGTCGCCAGAGTGCCGTAGATGAACGGTAGAGCTCCGAAATCGCCGGAGACCGGATCCCACGCCTGCCGAGCAAAAAACTTCCAGCCAAACTGGGCGAGGCTGAGATGCGACCGCGCAACCAGAATGCTCGCAATGAAGATGACGATTGCAAAGATGCTGAGGGCGCACAGCAGCATGAGCGCGGAAAACGTTGCGTCCGCAATCCGCCCGCTCCCTCTTGTGCGAAGGAAAGATCGGACCGCAGAGGGGGGCGTGGATGGCTCGGAGGCTTGAAACGAGGTCTCCACTGTAGCAGGCACAGGGAGGGGCATCGATACGGAAGGC
Protein-coding regions in this window:
- the pstC gene encoding phosphate ABC transporter permease subunit PstC, translated to MPLPVPATVETSFQASEPSTPPSAVRSFLRTRGSGRIADATFSALMLLCALSIFAIVIFIASILVARSHLSLAQFGWKFFARQAWDPVSGDFGALPFIYGTLATSFLALLMAVPLSLGVAIFLTELCPRPLRAPISFLTEILAAIPSVVYGLWAVFVLVPLMRDVLGPILYKYLGWTGFFEGSNFGVGLLTASIILAIMILPIISSLTRDIMTAVPNSQREAVLALGATRWEMIRTGVLRNSRIGIVGAVMLGLGRALGETMAVTMVIGNHPDIARSLFAPGYTLASVIANEFSEATGDLYLSALIEIGLALFLVTIVVNAIARLLVWAVTRGAPARVG